The nucleotide sequence ACTTGGGATGCTGGATAgtaaaattttaatattttttttttaagtctcattACATAAAACTGTGTAAATGGATCCTATTGAATTCATTGTGTCTTCTCTACTATAAATTGTTATCGAACAATTTATTTACAGTGTAatcccccagcagctgcagggCCCCTACACTTCCCCCTttccaaagcttgctcaggctgAGTCCTGGCAGGTCTCAGACATTCCTGCGATAGCACAGTGGGGTGACTGTGCAAcatctgttgttgctgtttgcagCTGTTCAAAGCAGTTACAACCATTTCCACTCATGTATTGGAAGCTCATAATTCCTGATTCTCCATTAGTTACAGTGGCTTTGTGGACAGTATATGGACACTTCAGTTGTATGCTGTCTCAGAGCCCAGAGAGGTCTGGGACTTGCCGGTTTTTGAGTGCCTGGTATACAAATATAGTATCTGATACCCATATAGTAAACCACTCTGGACCCTATTTCATACCAGGAAAATGAAAACACAGAATAAAATGTTAGCAAATATATCTGTGTTGAGGGCTGGTTTTTAGAAGAATGGTGACAAGAGAAAAGGGCAGAGTTTTAGGAGAGTAGAGAAGCTTGGTTTTGCCACTGAATCAACCATAGGGGGTGATTTATTGTTCTTGGAAGAACAAGTTGGGGAAAGAGCCATGCTGAACTGGAGTAGCTGAGAGCTGATTTGCTTTGCTGTTCAGCTCATGGACATTGGTTTTCAATCTAGTTGGTGGAGTCTGAGCTGGTTGTATGGTATATACATGACCAGCTCAGCCTGTGGCAGTgcatctgggaatcagcatgGGCCAACTCAAAACTAGAGCCACCCTGGGGTGAAATAGGCCCAAGATAGCTTATCAAGGGAGAGCACATTGACTTTGAAAGTTGATAAGCAGAGAGGCACTGGAAGGAAAAAACAGAGGGTTGCCTAGAAAAGCTATTTAACTGGCAAATCCACAGGTCAAGGCATATCTGGAGTGGAGAGGGTGAGAAAGTATCTCATGAATTATCTGTAAGTGCAGGACTAGGGATGCTATTGTCGGACTACATTGTGGTAAGACAGTTATTTCTTATACCTTATTCCTTATCTTAGACTCCATTACagacttgaatttgttttattttgtttcacccATTAGTAAAGCAATAGGGCACGTATTCCGTTTCTAATATGTACACTTGTTAATGCTCTGACCTTCAATGATGCATCACAATTCtaatttctgaaattctgactgTGTTCTGTTTTGAGAAACATGCCTAATTTCTTCGTTTTGAAATTATTGGAGAGTAATTACTGACGCATTTCCTGAGTAAACTTTCCACAAGGAGATGGACATCCCTAGTAATTTCTAACATTGATTATATGTTTTTCAAGCCATTTGAAATGGCTGTTTGCCTCTCAGCATGTGGCCTCAGTACAAAATCAATACCAAATGAAGCTCTGACTCATTCGTTATTGATCTGTCTATGCCATTATTCGACTCTTGGAACTGCATTTTTgcttgaaatgcaaacaaaagtaTTTTCTGATGTATATACAAATCTCTGGTTCTTAAGAGCTACTGGGGAGGTTATACTTTGGGTACCATCtaccaatgaaataaataaaaaaggatcTGTCAAAGCAAGGagtagggccttctcagcagtagtGTCCCAGTTCAATATTTCCTTTCAGGGGAAGGCCCACCAAAGATTGCACTTAAATTTCTTTTTAGAGACCGCTTAAAACACTTACTAAGATGTTTATAAATTAAACTTCAGAGTTATTGTTTCTGTTGATGGGTTATTGAAGCAGAGAGGTGTTTGCTAGATCTTTTGCATATTTTGTGCAAATTATTCGTTGAtttctttaaatgtttttttaaaaatcactttgaGTTTTTAGTTGGGAAGGGAAGTGAACAAGAAATTTAGTAAGTAAGAGATTCAAGTTACTGTAATTCAAAACAAGGATGGCGGTAGGTGGATTGGATGTGGGTTCCTGAAATGCTGTATCTTTATCTTTCACCACCACTGTCCCTGTTTATTTAGTTTCACATGGATGAAAAATAAGCAATGACTCTTCATGGATGCTCCATATAAACAACATTTTATTGCTAAGTGCTTATTCTGGAGTTGCAGTTTCCATCTTGTCTACTGAGTATATCTTTCATAAAGCACATACATTCCCCAGCCTGCTTCCCTCCATTGTTGACCCCCTCCTGCTTGAGCACCTATATTCCATACCTGAGATGCCCTTAGTGCTGCTAGGTAGCACTAGCTTTACAACAGACCATCTGAGGGGACTAGATTATTTCAACCTCTTGGGTGAGAGTTTAGAAAACATAGATGCTCCCTAACATACAGAATTTGGCCATCCCTGATTTTGCTAGGATTTCAGTATTCCAAAGACCAAAACCCGGACACCACCACCATTGGTGCACCCCCCCACACCTCACCCCCTCCTTTAGGGTTACTGGCACCTGGGGAGGGGTTACAGGAGCTGATGCACTGAGAAGGAAAGAGGAGATGGAGGGAAGAGAGCAACAACGGAGGGCACCGGGGAGGGACGTGGTTGACATGAGGCAGCCCTGcgctgagaaagagagaggaaatggaaggcAGAGAAAGAGATAAACATCAAAGGGCACTAAAGAGGGACACGGCTGGTGTGAGCTGACCCCTGCTGCTGGCAGGAAAGGAAAGCGACCCCCCagacatttttgcatattctaaaaaaccaaaaccctgttAGAGATTTTTACCCCTGAAAACCGgacatgtccgggaaaatccagacaaaagGCAACCCTACAATTATATAAGGAGTTTCtatacaactttctaaaactttaAATCTGTTTCTTTCCCTGAAAACAGTTCCTGCTGTCAGTAATTCATTGCAACTGGAAAAGTTACTTGTTAATTTTAGAGGCTCTTTGGAAAAAAAACATTAAAGTATCATTCTGATgagggagaaatggaaaataggaagctgcctctaaGGTTGGAGGTCCCTATGTTATGAGTGGGAGGACTGGGATTGAAAGTGGCTTGcctaaggtcacctagtgagctcaAAGTAGTGGCAGGATCTGAACCAGACTTATGGCTCTGTCTTACTGCCCCTAGGCTACACAGGTTGTCTAGAGAGCTACCATCCTGGTCAACATCTTATTTCGGGTTCACTGCTCTCATACCCATACCAGTCACATATACCCTCTATGTCTTTGAGTTGAATCCAACAAAGTCATACTCAAAGTATGGACTTGTGGCAGGGGAGGAAAGGGATAAAAACCCTCTCCacatgcagtaaaggtaaaggtacccctgcccgtacgggccagtcgtgtccaactctagggttgtgtgcccatctcacttaagaggctgggggccagcgctgtccggagacacttccgggtcacgtggctagcgtgacgaagctgctctggcgagccagtaccagcgcagcacacagaaacgccgtttaccttcccgctataaagcggtacctatttatctacttgcacttaggggtgctttcgaactgctaggtgggcaggagctgggaccgaaagacaggagctcaccccgccgcggggattcgaaccgccgaccatacgatcggcaagtcctaggcactgaggttttacccacagcgccacccgcgtcccttccacaTGCAGTAGCCCCTGCAAAACTCTATAGAAAAGATTTGAATATTGAAGTTATGGACATGTAATGTCAACATTTGCTGTGGCAGTtggaaaaaaatacatattttaatcttttttttcttgAGTGTGGGGGTGGCAGCTAACCCGTGGTCCTGCAGTTATTGTTGGCCTCCAGTTCCATCACCCCCTGCCAGCATGCTcagtagtcaggaatgatgggagttttagtcatCTGCAGAGTCACAGGTTAGCTAACCTGGTTTTGCTCAGGATGCAATACTCACAGTGTCCACTTGGAAAGTAAGTCCTGTtcaattcagtggtgcttactaaCAGGTAAGTGGGGACTAGGAAAGCAGCACTGGTTGTATAGATTTCTTAAGTGGATAATGCCAGTCAGGCGTGCCCACCTCTGCACTCCTTTCCTCTAGAGCAGTTTAGTCACTTGGTGAATCTGCCTTCTGTATATTTCTCGTCTTCAGTGCGGAAACTCACATCTCCCAtggtctttttcttcttttaatgctATAAGCAATCTACACCCAGAAGCAAGGCCAAACATAGTAATAGAGATGTAATATTGTACCATTGTCGCAAAACAATATTCTTTCTAATCATCCTGAAGATTCCCAAATGACTTACTTTCGCTGTAAATACAGCTGGTAATAAACACAACTAAACGGCACATTCCATTGACATTTTTCAAGTAGCAACATTAATATAAATACTGATTTCTTTTTAACATAAGTTTGATATGCTGCAATCTTGAGATACTACAAACATTATTCTGAAATGAGTTTTTAATATCACAAACTAAATTTATCCAAATAGTGCCTCTGCAGAGGTTAATGAAGCATGCATGTAGCCCATTATCTTTAATATGAAAACTCTTTAATAGAAAACAATTATGTGAgctttgtcattattattattcccctagGATGAAAAGACTTAAATGAAGGGAATCAAATGCATCTTTATGTATATCTTTGAAATAAGTATGATTACCTTTATTTTCTTCATATAAAGAGGCTTACAAAATAAACGTCCTTCTGAAATTGATCATTGCCTGAGTTATTTTCAGGTTCTTACACAGAGGTTCTTCAAAAGATTAAACCCATGCATATCTGCCACTGAATCCTGTATGTTGTAGATTATTTAGGAGTGGAGGTGGGGAGGACGTGTAAGGAAATATTGTCACTTTGTACAAGGTACCAGTCAGGCCTTTTGGACCTAGAAAAGACTCAACTCTTCACCCCTTCCTCAGGATAAACTCAAACGGTTGGAAATATATTTCTGCAAACCTTTAagttttctgttctttttgtCAAACAACATAAGAACACAATTTGAAAACTGTTACCCTAAGTAAACAACTCCACTCTTCCCatattgccttttttaaaaaaatgtgatagAATTCAGTCTCTGCAATGATTTTTTCACAGTTCTTCACTAAAATAGAATAAGCATTGACCCTGCTGATTTGGGAAAACAGAGCTTTAGTTCTTTTAACTGTCACATGTAGAGATATTTATGCTAATTCAAAGTAGGTTTATTTCCAATGACAACCAAACTGCTTTTTTAGGGTTGCTAATCAGTCATTTTAAAGACTTTTACAGACTGGTGCAGCAATCCACCTTCTGATAACAAGCCATTTTTAGCTTTCCCCTCCTCTTTGAGCAAGCTTTTGTTTAATGCCCCAGCTCCACCCTTTCCTATGTTTGTGGGACAATAATCAGCAGCTGTTCCTCTAAGGACTTTGTGTTTGACAACACACACCTCTTAATTATTTTAGGGATCTACATGGTACCAGAAGGCCATAACAGCCAGATTTATTTTTCTGacttctttgcttttaaaaaaaattaaaatcaggaaGCTCAAGACAAAGCACAGTAGCACAAATATTTTGGAATCGTAAGATATCTCACAAGCCTTTTTCATTTGGTAATAATTAGCTTCACATGGTAGAAAGTGGCGTATTAACATCAGACTAGATGTTAATAAGGTGGAAAGCTCCCGTATATGGCGATAGACTCCAGAAGCTTTACCCAGATGTTGGCCCCAGTCTTCAGTAGGTGCACTTATCAACAATTCCTGTGCAGACTCCGAACTATATATATGGTGCAGAATCAGTATTATAGTGATAATACCAATCACCACGTTTCGCTTAATATTCGTATAGCAGCTCTCGTGCAAAGAGATCAATAAGAAAGAAATCAGTATGAGTTAGCACATGTTGTACTACATGTGTTGATTTTATATGTGTAtacaaattgtagagttggaagggacccctagggtcatctttcaaccccctgcaatgcagtaaaaaGTATCCATAAGAATACACATACATGAatttgttgaaataaaaaataataattgtccagtagcacccttagagaccaactaagtttgttctgggtatacgctttggtgtgcatgcatacttcttcaggtACCTTGTCCAATACAGAGCATTCCTCCTTTATTTGCTTCTGTTTAGAGTACAgaacactgatcagatgtttgagcAGCTTCTTGGCGAGAGTGTGGCATAGTTTCTTTACATATTCAGTAGGATAGGTGGATTgtagagggttcttaattctaagacccttaggtataatgtccaggttcttgcatttagtCAGAAAGGAGAtatcagtctgtacctgtgcaagtttcttTGTGAGGTTggtggacttccatttcatgcggctcaacGTGTGCCTTCcatgattctagattcaggtaggtagctgtgttggtctgacgcagtcgaaataaataaaaaaaattacaaaattgtccattagcaccttagagaccaactaagtttgcttatacccagaacaaacttagttggtctctaaggtactactggacaattttttaatgaatttgttGAAAGCCAAAATGCATGTTACTGGCAGTGCTTAGAACTGAATCCAGCTTTCTTAACATCTTTGAATGTCACTGCTTTCTTTGCATGGAAGGTTTGTATGGATTTACAATATTTTCAAGCAATTAATTCAAACAGAGAAGTGCATGTCTGTCAACAGGTGTTGATGGGAAATACCAATAATTCATAGGTATTAAAATAAGTGTCCAGTATTGATCTGATAcccaatagaatagaatagatacCTAATAGAAGCCCTTTATTGAGTTTTCCTTTTTAAACTATATTATAGTTTTAACAAACAACCAACGCCCCCCATCACGCCAAAATAATAATTCAACCAGCCTAAGACACTAGATCAGTACAAAATACaagaaacaacaaccctgtatgtACTCGAATTTAATGCTCACCacttttggccaaattatgttgcgaaaatttaggtgcacattagattcaataccacatttacattcaccagctaATACttctttggtttcaaggttctgaaaattgaggtatgcattagatttgatggcgcattagacttgagtaaatatGGTAAAAAAATActcaacacaatacagtggtaccccgctagacgaatgccccgctaaacgaaaaacgcgcaagacgaaagggctttccgacattttttctgcttcgcaagatgtttttttctatggggcttactcgcaaaatgaatttttttccgcggtctccctttttttttgccttttctgaaaggcgctaagctccttatctctaaattgctgcttatccgctaatccgctaagcgctaaaagccgctaagccgcttatcagctgttttaccgcttatcagctgatcggctgatagcggagctccgcaagacgaaaatccctgcaagacgaaggctcccgcagaacggattattttcgtcttgcggggcaccactgtaaaaccaATACCTCATGGCAACTGATCCTGCTAGTCTAAATGCCACAGTTTATGCTGTTTTACTGGCTATCAGTTATATAGTTCTATTATGTTTCACTGGTACAACAGTGTGAGTCAACATTGCTATGCCTAGAACAGTGTTGACCTGGCAAACTTTAGTCTTAGGTGGTACAAATTTGGGCAGAAATGAATTGTGACAGATGTAAAACAACACATGTAACCATCACCTTGAGGGCTTTTCACCTGCTACAAAGCTATGTTAGGAAGGTGGGTTTGTTGCACTAACGAGTATAGCAGATTggctctttccatttttaaaaaatatgcaatttttaaaatgtgtatctaGTTTCAAGTGCGTAATTCTGTGGTTTGCTTGTAAGTTTAAATTAGACTCTATCTGAACATTTGTTCTCATTTCTGTCTTGTTTTATCATTCATAATTTTATCAAACTTTATAGTCTGCACAATTTTTGGAATTTTAAAAGTTTCTTCATTTGTGCCTACCTAGATATTGTGAGGAAGCTATTTAAAGAAAAGGGCATCGTCACAGGAGATGATAAAGCTTTTAAGCCTCACTTGACCTTCATGAAGCTGTCAAAATCACCAAAACTACGAAAACAGGTGCAGTCACTTTGTACATCACAATATCTGTACAAATGGTGGGGGAATGCTATGACCTTTAAGAAATTGTACTATAAAGGAGGTTCAAATTTCCAAACACAGTAACCCAGAAGTCAAGTAGTGAtgcttaaaaatacagtggtactttggtttaagaacagtccagtttaagaacgatttggtttacaaactccgcaaaactggaaatagtgtcccggtttgagaactttacttcggtctaagaacggaatccaaacagtggaagggcaccagtggcaggaggcctcattagggaaagcacaccttggtttaagaatggttttggtgtaagaacagacttccagaatggattaagtttgtaaactgagctaccactgtatatattatttTGGGTAGTATCCAAGGCATTTGTTCCATTAGTGCAAGAATTCTCCCTCTATGCCCTctccaaatctgttccagagggttggctTGTGACAAACTCCCTGAATATTGATGGGGGCGAGATAATGTGGCAGTGCTTTGGGTGATTTAAAAGTAAGACACTTGCTGTCAGTAACGCTGGAGAGAGATTCTCTGCATGTGGTAGCATTTACTAATATCCAGCAACAAGAACTCTTAATGTGAAATGAAAATCTGTGACCACTTATTCACCAACCAGAGGATCAAAGTAAGGATGAGGCATGTTGGAAACCAAACTGGAATTTTTAAACACACTCAATGAGGGTTACAGCTTAATGGTTACTCTGATAAGGCACAGCCCTTAGTTTTGGTCAAAGCCActttagagaagttttttaaaaaaatctgtttctaatTAAACTGATTCCTCCTGGAATGGTTATTTCTTCTACTATGCTAGTAAAACTCTAATGCAAATGTCCACACTGAATTGCAACAATTAAATTATATCTCCTCAGTCTAGTGTATAAACATTTAAAGTATTATCATGATTTATATTAACCAATTTTCTCCTGAATGTGTTCTGAGACTATGGATAATAATCTGCCAAATTTCTCTCCTTTATAATAATTCAACATTGTTTGGTTGTGTAGCttgttttaggttttttttagAGTATAATAAACATACTTAAGGCATACTTAAGTtcatatttattctttttttcataTTATTCAACAATAATTTGTTTAAACAGTAAAGAGAAAGTTTATGTAAAACTGAACAATAACAATGAATAGAACTTAGAACacaaatataatattttaataGTCTTATTTAATTTTACCTAATAAACAATTCAATTATTTAAagtaatttatttttcttatatTTATTAGTATTATGCACCTGAAGATGTATGCTTCTCTTTCAAATAATCTTTCCAAATATCGCTTATTGTTACTATAGAATTTCTTCATTACCTAAGTAATGCAGTGAAGGCCAGAGAGTTGTCTAAAGATCCCTAGCAGTTTTCTCTCCTAGGACATGAGCACTTTCAAGCATCCTTTTCCTTCTGCCTTTCCCAAGGCATTTCTGCCACTACATTGTGGTAGTGTGTCAAGCAAGTGGTATACCTGGCTGCATTCATTttggtgggtcacaagttgtgcaggcttCTTTGACATCTATAGATGAATTAACTTGAGCAAGGACTCCCGTTTCATTTGTTTGTCATAACCAACTAAGCACAAGCAATTCAGAACATGTTATGCCTTTTTAATAGGGTGCAATATGGTTGCTGAAGAGGGCAACACCTCTTCACTCATAAACTCCTTTAAATCCAGCTGAGGATTATCGAGATCCAGGGAGAGGAATTTATCTACCAGAGATTTGCAACTTTGCAACTGTTTCTCCTTTGAAGAATGGTCAGTGTGTTGGATGGGTTTCCCATTGCGGAGCAACTCTGACACTTCTACTCCTCGGGCAATCAATTTAGGtggcatgccagccaaatctgcaATATTAGCTGCATGGCTGACAGTGGACATGCCTTCTTTGATCCGGTAGAAAAACACAAGTTCATCTCCATCTTGGTGGGTGTCCATAGTCAGATATTGCAGAAGAGGACTGTCAGGCAGGAGATTCAGCTGCATCAGGCTGTGGAAATTAGTGGCAACAAAAATGTGTGGGCATTGGGTTGCTTGTCTAATCCAGTACCTTAGCACAGCAGCCAGAAGAGAGAGGCCATCTACTGTGTTTGTGCCTTTGCCAAATTCATCAATGAGCACCAAAGACCTTTCAGTGGCGTTGTTTACTGCCTTGGCTACTTGGTTAAGATCAATCATGAAAGTGGACAGTCCTAGAGATACTGACTCTCTGCTATGGATCCTGGTGTAGATTCCATCCACTGCCCCTATCTCAGCTTCAGCAGCAGGAACGTAGCTGCCAATTAGGGCCATAAATGTAATAATGCCTACCTGCTTTAAATATACACTCTTTCCAGATGAATTGGGTCCGGTGAGGATCTTAATCCGGCCATGCGTTTCAGTGCTCTCTGCTGAGTTGGGGAAAAAGGTCTTTGCACATAACTCCATCAGTGGATGCCTTCCATCCTTAATACGGATCATGTGGGAGTGAGAGAAACATGGACGGATATATCCATTCTCACGAGCCATCACTGCTAAAGAGAGCAGCACATCTAAGTGTGCTGTGTATTCAATCACATCACTAAGTACTGCAGACTTTTCCAAAATCTTAGTCTGTAGCTGGTCCATGATCAGTATTTCTTGATCCCTTATTTCACAATGAAGATCACCAAGCAAACTATCCAGTTCCTTTGTCCTGGCACTGCGGTAGTGAAGCTTTTCTTCTGACAAGAACATGAAATCTAGTCCCTCAATCTCAAAGTCACTCATTTCCACCATTGTGGGCAGCCGTGGAATAGAGAGTAAGAATCCTATTAAGGGAATATAAATAACGGTACAGGATGGAATCCTATTATCCAGGTCCTCTAGTTCTTTTCGGGCCACCTCTGTAAGGAAGGCTGAAAGCCCCATCAACTTTCGTTTCTTTTCATCAATGGTGGGATCTACATTTGGTCTGACAGTGAAGTGGTTTGCTGAGATACTGCCTTCAAAATCTACCACTTTGCTGATTAGGCTGGCAATATAGTGTAGATCTTCAGTGAAGACTTGTGAAATAGTCTGGAAGAGCTCAATGGTATTGGGCAGGGAGCGACATGTATCTCTGAGGCACACAGCACTGTAAACGGTTTTGTACAGTGCTTGCCAGTCACTTACCTTAGTGTTAGAAACAGCCATGCGCCTAAGAATCAGGggtacatttttaatatttttgagGCATTCCTGTAGGGTCAGAACTATTTCATGATTCCGAGCTAACAGGAAAAATTGGATAACATCAAGGCGTTTGTTCAGTTCTGTCAAATTGCGCGTGGGTCTCATGAGCCACAGTCTCATCAACTTCTCTCCCCACTTGCATCTACAGTGGTTCAGAATCCCATATAAGCTGAGTCCTTCTTTTTTCCCACTGGCTTGTTTATACACAGAAGGATGCACTTCACTTTTAAATATCTGCAGCACAGAGTAAGCATCTTGATCCACGTGTATGATATCTGTCAGTACAAACTTTTTAAAGGCAAGGATAGGAACATTGACACTACTATCTTCCAGTTCAACTCCAACCCTCCTCCTGTCAAGAAACTTCAACAATCCTCCTAGCACTCTTACCACGAGTGGGCTCTCAAAAGGAATAATAGACGACAAATAGAGGATTTTCTCAGTTGCTGTCATGTCAGAGGGGACAAAAGGGAATTGCCTCGATAGGATCCTTTGCTTGCTTACTTCTAAACCAAAATCCATATTTGGATACAGGACAACCTCTGGCTTTCCTCCTTCCTGATGTTCTCCCATAGTATTACCTAAATTGGACAGGAATTTGGCTATGCTATAATCTTGCTTAGCACTACTTAATATGTATTTGGGAAGTACTTCATCAACCACTTTCTGGAGCAGCTTAAGGTCTTCATTGTCTGGTGTGTCAGCCATAAAGTAGATAGAGCAGTCTCCAGTGTCATAGTAGGCAATACCCAGCTCTCCTCCATACCACAATACACACATGCAGATCTCATGCTGTTCTTGTTCATCTTCTTGATCAATGGTAGGCAATGGTTGGGGCTGGCAGTTGGTGGCAAAAGAAGCAGTAGCACTCATTTTTAACAGAATTCTAGAAGATATGTGGCTGGGTaaacaaaacattatttttaGTGTTTCATTCTTTAACTCCCCCACTTTTCCTCACAAAGCTACCCCTCCCATTTGGCTAT is from Podarcis raffonei isolate rPodRaf1 chromosome 3, rPodRaf1.pri, whole genome shotgun sequence and encodes:
- the MSH5 gene encoding mutS protein homolog 5, with the translated sequence MSATASFATNCQPQPLPTIDQEDEQEQHEICMCVLWYGGELGIAYYDTGDCSIYFMADTPDNEDLKLLQKVVDEVLPKYILSSAKQDYSIAKFLSNLGNTMGEHQEGGKPEVVLYPNMDFGLEVSKQRILSRQFPFVPSDMTATEKILYLSSIIPFESPLVVRVLGGLLKFLDRRRVGVELEDSSVNVPILAFKKFVLTDIIHVDQDAYSVLQIFKSEVHPSVYKQASGKKEGLSLYGILNHCRCKWGEKLMRLWLMRPTRNLTELNKRLDVIQFFLLARNHEIVLTLQECLKNIKNVPLILRRMAVSNTKVSDWQALYKTVYSAVCLRDTCRSLPNTIELFQTISQVFTEDLHYIASLISKVVDFEGSISANHFTVRPNVDPTIDEKKRKLMGLSAFLTEVARKELEDLDNRIPSCTVIYIPLIGFLLSIPRLPTMVEMSDFEIEGLDFMFLSEEKLHYRSARTKELDSLLGDLHCEIRDQEILIMDQLQTKILEKSAVLSDVIEYTAHLDVLLSLAVMARENGYIRPCFSHSHMIRIKDGRHPLMELCAKTFFPNSAESTETHGRIKILTGPNSSGKSVYLKQVGIITFMALIGSYVPAAEAEIGAVDGIYTRIHSRESVSLGLSTFMIDLNQVAKAVNNATERSLVLIDEFGKGTNTVDGLSLLAAVLRYWIRQATQCPHIFVATNFHSLMQLNLLPDSPLLQYLTMDTHQDGDELVFFYRIKEGMSTVSHAANIADLAGMPPKLIARGVEVSELLRNGKPIQHTDHSSKEKQLQSCKSLVDKFLSLDLDNPQLDLKEFMSEEVLPSSATILHPIKKA